The Bos indicus x Bos taurus breed Angus x Brahman F1 hybrid chromosome 3, Bos_hybrid_MaternalHap_v2.0, whole genome shotgun sequence genome segment tagAATGCaggtctctttaagaaaattggagataccacgggaacatttcaagcaaagataggcacaataaaggtaAGGAACTAGCAGAAGTAaaggagattaagaagaagtggcaagaatacacagaagaactctacaaaaaggaccttaatgacccagttaaccatgatggtgtggtcactcacctagaaccagaacTGTGAAGCccactgggccttaggaagcattaataCGAACAAaatagtggaagtgatggaattccagctgagctattgcaaatcctaaaaggtgatgctgtcaaagtgcttcAGTCACTATGCCtacaaatttggaacactcagcagtggccacaggactggaaaaggtcagtttccattccatttGCAAAGAAAAGGCATGCCAAACATAGTTCAAATTGCCATCCAGTTGCATTCATTTCATATGCCAGCCAAATTACtctcaaaatacttcaagctaggcttcaacagtatgtgaaccaagaacttccagatatacaagctggatttagaaaaggcagaggaaccagagatcaagctgCCAACAtatactggatcatagaaaaaccaagggaattccacatatgagtgatacaatgtttgtttctctgtctttctttgcatcatatgataatctctaggtccatccatgttgctgcaaatggcattatttcattgttttcctggctgagtaatactccattgaatatatttgcaaaacagagaTATGcttacagatatatatatatatatatatatatatatatatatataacatataattacCAAACAGAAAATGTGCAAGGCAGAGAAATGATCAaacaggagtttgggattaacatacacagaCTACTATGTGTAAGAGAGATAAGCAAGAAGGATCTACTAGTTAGCACAGGAAAATCTACTTAATGGCCCATGATAGTCTAAAccaaaaaagaatgtaaaaaagaatgagattttgcAAATAgttgagcaaagaagagaagcaaaaggaaagggagaaagggaaagatatacccccacttgaatgcagagtctcgagaatagcaaggagagataaggccttcttaaatgaactatgcaaagaaatagaggaaaacaatagaatgggaaagactagagatctctttaagaaaatgagatatcaaggaaacatttcatgcaaagatgggcacaataacagacaaaaatggtaaggacctaacaaaagcagagaaGATTAAGAAGaagcagcaagaatacacagaagtctacaaaaagatcttaatggcccagataaccatgttggtgtggtcactcacctaaagctgaacatcttggagtgtgaagtcaagtgagtcttaggaagcatttatacaaacaatgctagtggaggtgatagaattccagctgagctattttacattctgaaagatgatgcagttaaagtgctgcactcaacaagtcagcaaatctgaaaaactcagcagtggccacaggactggaaaaggtcagttctcattccaaacCCCAATATCAAAGATTGTTTTAATGATTCTACAactactcatttcacatgctagtaaggttatgttcaaattccttcaaactaggcttcagcaatacaggaactgagaacttccagatatacaagctggattttgaaaaggcagaagaaccagtgatcaaattggcaacatttgTTGGATCTTGGAGAAAGCAAGGCAATTCCAGAAAAAGTCTGCTTCTGCTACATTGACTAagctaatgcctttgactgtgaatctcaacaaactgtggagaattcttaaagagattagAGTACCACATCAacttacctgccccctgagaaacttGCATGTGAAttaagaaggaacagttagaactgaacatgagacaactgactggtttgaagttggggaaggagtacaacgctgtatattgtcacactgcttatttaacttctatgtggagtacatacggagaaggcaatggcaccctactccagtactcttgcttggaaaatcccatggatggagaagcctggtgggctgcagtccatggggtcgctaagagtcagacacgactgagcgacttcactttcacttttcactttcatgcattggagaaggaaatggcaacccactccagtgttgttgcctggagaatcccagggacagggaagcctggtgggctgccgtctatggggtcgcacagagtcggacacgactgaagtgacttagcagtagcagtagcagtggagtacatcatgcaaaatgtcaggcttgTTGAagaacaagctagaatcaagattgctgggatcaacaacctcagatatgcagaagacacgaccctaatggcagaatgtgaagaggaagtaaagaacatcttgataagggtgaaagaggagagtgaaaaggctagcctaaagctcaacattcaaaagctaagaatatggcatctggtcccatcacttcatggcaaatagaagagggaatattggaagcagggacagattttattttgggggctccgaaatcactgtggacagtgactgaggccatgaaattcaaaggtgcttgctccttggaaggaaagctatgacaaacctagacagcatattaaaaaatagagacatcactttgcccacgaTCGTCCATATAGTCCAAGCGACTGGTGCACTAAGCGtgactgagaggagctaccccacatccgaggtcaggggcagaagccgagagtgccaggctgcgacggcacaGGAATGGCCAAGAGGAcgtaccccacatccgaggtcaggggcagcggctgagaggagctaccccacgtccgaggtcaggggcagcggccaagaggatcTACCCCgaatccgaggtcaggggcggtggccaggaggagctaccccacgcccccatgcCTGAGACCAGAGGCGGCAGATGTGAGGAGCTACCTCACACCCCTacacctgaggccaggggcagcggcctgGAGGAGcagccccacgtccaaggagcagtggctgtgcaggcgcaggagggtctagaggagctatcccacgttgaaggtcaggaagggtggtggtgaggagataccccttgtccaaggtaaggagcagcagcagtgctttgcTAGAGCAACCAGGAAGAGAtaacccacgcccaaggtaagagaaacccaagtaagacggtaggtgttgcaagagggcatcagagggccgacacactgaaaccatactcacagaaaactagtatatctaatcacactaggaccacagccttgtctaactcaatgaaactaagccatgcctgtggggcaacccaaggtgggcgggtcatggtggagagatctgaaagaatgtggtccactggagaagggaatggcaaaccacttcagtattcttgccttgagaaccccatgaacagtatgaaaatgcaaaatgataggagactgaaagaggaactccccaggtcagtaggtgcccaatattctactggagatcagtggacaaataactccagagagaatgaagggatggagccaaagcaaaaataatacccagctgtggatgtgactggtgatagaagcaaggtctgatgttgtaaagagcaatattgcataggaacctggaatgtcaggtccatgaatcaaggcaaattggaagtggtcaatcaagagatggcaagagtgaacgtcgacattctaggaatcagcgaactaaaatggactggaaagggtgaatttaactcagatgaccattatatctactactgcgggcaggaatccctcagaagaaatggagtagccatcatggtcaacaaaggagtccgaaatgcagtacttggatgcaatctcagaaacgacagaatgatctctgttcgtttccaaggcaaaccattcaatatcacagtaatccaagtctatgccccaaccagtaacgcagaagaagctgaagttgaacggttctatgaagacctataagaccttttagaactaacacccaaaaaagatattcttttcattataggggactggaatgcaaaagtaggaagtcaagaaacacctggagtaacaggcaaatttggccttggaatacagaatgaagcagggcaaagactaatagagttttgccaagaaaatgcaatgatcatagcaaacacgctcttccaacaacacaagagaagacttaaacatagatatcaccagatggtcaacactgaaatcagattgattatattctttgcagccaaagatagagaacctctatacagtcaacaaaaataagaccaggagctgactgtggctcagatcatgaatttcttattaccaaattcagacttaaattgaagaaagtagggaaaaccactagaccattcaggtatgacctaaatcaaatcccttatgattatacattggaagtgagaaatagatttaagggcctagatctgatagacagagtgcctgatgaattatggaatgaggttcgtgacgttgtacaggaggaagggatcaagaccatccccattgaaaagaaatgcaaaaaagcaaaatggctgtctggggaggccttacaaatagctgtgaaaagaagagaactgaaaagcaatggaaaaaaggaaagatataagcatctggatgcagagctccaaagaatagcaagaagacataagaaagccttctttactgatcaatgcaaagaaatagaggaaaacaacagaatgggaaaatagagatctcttcaagaaaattagagataccaagggaacatttcatacaaagatgggctcgataaaggacagaaatggtatggacctaacagaagcagaagatattaagaagaggtggcaagaatacacagaagaactgtacaaaaaagatcttcatgacccagataatcacaatggtgtgatcactgatctagagccagacatcctggaatgtgaagtcaagtgggccttagaaagcatcactacgaagctagtggaggtgatgaaattccagttgacctatttcaaatcctgaaagatgatgctgtgaaagtgctgcactcaatatgccagcaaagttggaaaactcagcagtggccacaggactggaaaaggtcagttttcattccaatcccaaagaaaggcaatgccaaagaatgctcaaactactgcacaattgcacttatctcacatgctagtaaagtaatgctcaaaattctccaagccaggcttcagcaatacgtgaactgtgaacttcctgatgttcaagctggttttagaaaaggcagaggaaccagagatcaaattgccaacatctgctggatcatggaaaaagcaagagagttccagaaaaacatctatttctgctttattgactatgccaaagacttttggcatagtgtggatcacaataaactgtggaaaattctgaaagagatggggataccagaccacctgacatgcctcttgagaaatctgtatgcaggtcaggaagcaacagttagaactggacatggaacaacagactagttccaaaaaggaaaaggagtacgtcaaggctgtatattgtcaccctgcttatttaacttctatgcagagtacatcatgagaaacgctggactgcaagaaacagaagctggaatcaagattgctgggagaaatattaataacctcagatatgctgatgacaccacctttatggcagaaagtgaagaggaactaaaaagtctcttgatgaaagtgaaagaagagagtgaaaactttggcttaaagctcaacattcagaaaacaaagatcatggcatccagtcccatcacttcatgggaaatagatggggaaacagtggcaacagtgtcagacttcatttggtggggggggggggggggcggggctccaaaatcactgcagatggtgactgtagccatgaaattaaaagacgcttatccttggaaggaaagctatgaccaacctagacaacatattaaaaagcagagacattactttgctgacaaaggtctgactagtcaaggctatgatttttccagtggtcatgtatggatgtgagagttggactgtgcagaaagctgagtcccaaagaattgatgcttttgaactgtggtgttggagaagactcttgagagtcccttggactgcaaggaggtccaaccagttcatcctaaatgagatcagtcctgggtgttctttggaaggaatgatgctaaagctgaaactccaatactttggacacctcatgcaaagagttgactcattggaatagaccctgatactgggaggtattgggggcaggaggagaaggggacgacagaggatgagatggctggatggcatcactgactcgatggacatgagtttgagtagactccaggagttggtgatggacagggaggcatgctgcgattcatggggtcgcaaagagtcagacacaactgagcaactgaactgaactgaactgaacacatcaaACCTTAGGGAGGACAAAAATGTTCATTGCATAATATGctttactgaaaaaataaaaaaggaagtaacCTAAACATCTCTGTAAAGAAGATTCTACAAGTAAATTGTGATGTGTGATCATGTTTAAAACAATTGAAATAAGTGACCTAGAATATGGAAGATTTGGAAAAGGGGATCAATATCTCTGCAGAGTACATTCTGACATAGAGCTGGAGAGGGGACATAGCCCTGCGATAGGAGAGTGGAGGTGTATTGCTGACCTTGCCAGGTGAAAGCAGACTGCCTCACTGCTCTTCTGTGTCAGTGACCAGGGCTGCCAGAACTAATTAACACACAGTGATTTTCACAACAGGAATTTGCTCTCTTGAAGGTCTAGAGGAAAGATGTCCAAAATCAAGTTGTCTCCAGGGCCTGCTGCTTTTGAAAATTTGGGCAAACACTTTTCCATGACTTTTCCAGGCTTCTGCAGCCTCTGCCATCCTTGGCACTCCTTCCCTGGCCCTACTGATGCATCACTCCAACCTGTGCCCAGCTTTTACTTGCCCTTCTTCCTTGTGTCTTGTGTCTCTGTTTCATCTCTTCTTCTCAGAAGAACACCTGTGAATGCATTTAGGGCCCACCTAATCTAGTGTGACCTCATCCtaactaatttattttgaaagatcTTATTTCCAATTAAGATCACTCTTTGCATTTTCAGGCAGACATTTATTGAGGTGAGGGGGTCACTATGGAGCCTACTAGAATCCTGTTCCATGTGCTAAAGGTAGTTTACTCTGCAGTTGCTGAATATATTGTTCTCTCTATGTCAAGTAGAATCAATGTGGTTGATAGGTATATTCAATTGTAACATGACTACAGTTTTTCTCTTGCATTATTATTTAGAGAGATGGTAAAACATCACCTATATCGCCCATAATTTGAATATGTGTGTatcttaatcactcagttgtgtctgactctttgaaaacccTTGGaatgtgcccaccaggctcctctgtccatgaaattttccaggcaagaatactgaagtgcattgccattctttttcttctttttttaaatttatttattttaattgaaggctgattactttacaatattgtagtgatttttgccatacattgacatgaatcagccatgggtgtacatgtattccctatcctgaaccccctcccacctcccttcccatccaattcctcagggtcatcccagtgcaccagccctgagcaacatctcatgtatcgaacctggactagtgatctatttcacatatgataatatacaagattcaatgctattctctcaaatcatcccactttcGCCTTTTCCCATTGAatccaaaagttggttctttacatctgtgtctcttttgctgtatcgcatatagggtcatcattaccatctttctaaattacatatatatgtgttaatatactgtattggtgtttttctttctgacttacttcactctgtataataggctccagtttcatccacctcattagaacttattcaaaagcattctttttaatagctgggtaatattccattatgtatatgtaccacagctttcttatccattcatctgccaatggacatctaggttgcttccatgtcctagatattgtaaacagtgctctgatgaacattggggtacatgtgtcacttttaattctggtttccttggtgtgtatgcccagaagtgggattatttcttttaaattctgtcGGGTTTTACTTCCTATATTTTAAGTCTCTGTTAGTTGTATACACATTTAAATTTTCCTATGATCCAGGtggataaaacattttcattatgacATGTCCCTTTACAAATAAACTTTTTCCCAGAAGTCTAATTTGTCTAATAATTATTAAGGCATGTGATCCTtgtttatcttaaaatgtatatgataCAATTTTATCCAGCATTtccatttcaaattttctatattaaattaaacattaaatatgtatcatgtttataattttgttttggttttccaactgagattaaaatattttgtttcaatgGAAGTGATATATTTAAGCTATATTCAGTGACTGTGGGGCTGCCTTGAAGAGAATCCAAATAGCCAAAAACAGGACAGTTTTAGCATAAAAAGGATCATAATGGTAATAGGTGTCATAGAAAGGGCTATGCTGTTGCCCTGGGTACAGACTCCCCACCTGTCACTTTTCTTCACAACCACAGATGAGGATggagcagaggaggagaaagggctgtGGGCCAGGAGGTCCCACCTGCTGCCCAGGGAGACCTTTCCAAGGATGTCCATAGTGTCCATATAAGTTGTCTGCATTTCTCTACTGTTTGCCCCAACCACACTCAGGGCTCCCTAATGGTCTTCTTGCCTCCCTTGTACAAAGGATGATTGGCCACAGGATTGCAGCTCCTGGGACCCAGAGGGTTGTGAGTCCCAGTGTACTCAGAAGCCCAGGTCTCACCTAATTGGCCATTCGAGGCCTCAAGTCCCAGACCTGCAAATAGCATCTTCTGAGCAGAGTGACCCTCAGGTACAGGAACCTGACATATTGCCCAGATGGCAGATAATGTGGAGAGTCAGGTGACTGAGTCCATCCCCTGCTCTGCTTCTATCAAGACCCAGGAGTTCCTGCAGCCAGAGCCTGCTTCCCCCtgtgtcccctcctccctctcactTCCCTGCACAGAAGGCCAGAGGTGGACAAGGGAGGGGGCCCTCAACACcacatcagcagcagcagcacagacctGGTGAGGAGTCCTGTCCTCTGCAGGAGCACAGGGTCCTGCGTGAGCCATGCCCCTCCTGACATCACAGGAGTGGTGTGGTCATCACTCAGCAGGGCGTGGTCAGCATCACTGACAGGTGAGTCCTGGGAGCCTGGATCCTAGACAACATGGTCCCCCACTCCCCACTGCCCTGGGCAGGATCAGTTAGGGCAGCAAGTCTGAGTTTAACAGGAGTGGAAATAATCAGGGGTCCTCGTACAAAGGTGGATTTTAAGTCAATGGCCTGAGATCCTGAACCTAACAAGCATCAGGCACTGCTGGTGCTGAAGGAGCTCAGATCACACTTGAGTGATGAGAGTTTGCAAGGAAAGGATTCAGGACACAGTCACTACAAATATTCAATAGATCCTCAGTAGCAACGCTGGGTTTCTCTGCTCCACCCTGGAGGTATTTGTTAGGCTCAACTCAGAGGCAGGTTTACTAAAGAAACTGCAGTAGCCTCACTTGGCCATCTTAACAAGCCAGAAGAATGTGtttgttcagtttttcaaaaCAAGTTTGGAAGCTTGGCTTCCTAGGTGAAAATGCCAAGCACTGGTCATGTGCTCCACAGGTATGCGAGGGGTCACTGCGGTGATGACTCAAGGCCCCTAAGGTGTATGAATTGTCCCAggaaacagccaaataaataaagctggGAACCCCCAGGGATATAACAGCAAGGTCACCAAATCTGGGGATAGTGGGTGAAGGTGGGTCACTTTGAGATTATTATGAGATGAGGACCTGGATGGGcagacagggtgtgtgtgtgtatgtgtgtgtgtgtgtgtgtgtgtgtgtgtgtgtgcaggacaGGCCTCGGTGCATAGGGCTGGTGGCCAACATGTGTAGGGCAGCACCCTGTCCAGCCTCAGTGCCCATATCCAAATTCACATTTGAGTGGACCATGCCCGCTCAAATGAGAGCCCCTTGAGATCCTCAAGGATGCACAGTGCTCTGCAGACAGAATGAAGCTGTGGTCCAGGTTCACATATTGATGCTACATGGGGCTTATGGTCTTCAggacagactgagagaaaatttCCTGGTTGGTGCTGGTTCCTGCTCTGGTCCCAGCCTGGCCTGGAGGTACAATCATCAACAATACACCACCAGGCTGGCAtgaggtgttcaataaatatttataaaattagtgAATGAATTAATAAGACAGGAAAGTGCAGGATTAGATACTTGAGTGAGGAGTGGAAATTACAGAGCTCAGGAACATCCCTATGGAGATGGAAAGCATTTATTGAGAAGAGACAGAGGAGGTTACAACACTCCTCACACTTCAAGTTTTCAGCCTCTAAAGCTCCTGGCAGCCACTACACACCCCATAACAACAGCCCAGAGTAACCCAGAGAGAATAAACTTCCATATTTATGCATTAATGAATCAgaggaaatgttcccttttcaGGTCAGTCCACACTCATCTGGAAGCACAACTGGGCAGCTGGTGGTCTCTTGGTCACCGTGCAGTGAGGTGGTGCAATGTCCTTGATCTCCAAGGCAGGACGATCATGTGACATTGACCTGCTCCCTCTCCCTGTCTCCCacctgctctctgctctctgcACCGTGTCATGGTCAGGATCATGTCACCCCACAGAAATGGAAACCTCTCAGTGATGCCTCTGCAGGAGTTTGTGCTGGATGGGTTTGGGGGTGGCCCACAGACCCAGGCCCTGCTGTCTGCTCTGTTCCTTGTTCTGTATTTGGTGGACGTCCTGGGGAACCTCACCATGATCGTGGTCATCACGCTGGATGCCCGTCTGCACTCCCCAGTGTACTTCTTCCTCAAGAACCTCTCCTTCCTGGACTTGTGCTACTCATCTGTCATCTACCCCAAGGCCTTGTTTGACTTAATGTCGTCGACCAAGGTCATCACCTTTGCAGTATGTGTCACccagtttttcttcttctccaccATGATCACCACTGAGGGATTCCTCTTGgccgtgatggcctatgaccgcttcaTGGCCATCTGCAGCCCCCTGCGCTACCCCATCTCCATGTGCCCCTTGGTCTGTGCCCGCCTGATGCTGAGCTGCTACTGTGGTGGCTGCCTCAACTCCATCCTGCAGACCAGCTTCACATTCAGCCTTCCATTCTGCAGCTCCAACCACATTGACCACTTCCTGTGTGATGTCCCTCCATTGCTCAAGCTTGCTTGTGCTGACACTACCGTCAATGAGCTGGTCTTGTTTAGCATTTGTGGCCTCATCATTGTGGGCACCACACTCGTGGTCCTCACCTCCTATGGCTACATCACAGTGACCATCCTGAGGATGTGCTCAGGAGGAGGGAGACACAAGCTCTTCTCCACCTGTGGCTCCCACATGACAGCTGTGTCCCTCTTTTATGGGACCCTTTTTGTCATGTATGCCCAGCCGGGagctgtgcagtccatggagcagGGCAAGGTGGTCTCTGTCTTCTACACCCTGGTCATCCCGATGCTAAACCCCCTCATTTACAGTCTGAGAAACAAGGAGGTCAAGGATGCCCCGAGGAGACTGAGGCAGAAACACACAGCCACGTGAAGGAGAGTGACCAGAGAGACTGGTTGTTCCAAGACAGGACAAGAGGGCTCTGGGAGAGGTACAGGCTTTGGTTTGAGGTATTCATTCCTCATTCATCCAACTCATTTCTTTCATCTAAACTTTCATTCAGCCCTTCATAGGAGTACTTCATGGAGCATACATTGCATGGATGAGATGCAATAAAGAACCAAGCTCTTTTGCCAGCAGAAAAGTAACACTGCAAGGATGGAGCAAGGCCATAATCTTGAACTCTGGGTAACACGGTGGGCAGCATCATGAACAGAGAATCTCTGAGCAGTCTGTATGTCCCAAGTTCAACTTCCTCCAGGGAAAATACATAGACTAGACAGATTTTGAGGCTTCTCCCTTCAAGTTGTTGCTGAACCTAATGTAAGTAAGTGTTCAGCTATCTCCCCTGGACCACCTAGCAGGGGGGCCTTAGGACACTCAGCCTTGGTGATAGCCTGGGCATTCCCACAGCCAATTAGGGCAGTTAGGAAGACCATGCTTTCCTTCAGTCCTGCAGCGGGGCTgttcctcctcttcccctttctGTTCACTGAAGCCACCACCCAACAAGGCAGCAGGGAGCACCTGCGCTCCTGCTTCAGACACTCCTAGTGCTCCCTGTCCTGGGTTTCTCCCCTCAGACAGCAGCTGGGAGCCCCAGGGAGCCAACATGAATGCCTGACACCCAAAGTTCACCATCCAACCTGACCGGTGACACTCTTCTGACTACTTATGACCCTAAGAAATGGGACCTTGTTAGCACAGACACCTCTGAGTAAGGATGGAGGTCCTGGTGGCTGAAGCAGAGAGCAGATGGTAGAGAAAGAAGTTGTCCTTTCTTGCTGGTGAACACAGCTCCCTGCTCTCTATCCCACACTCCCTGGGAGCCTGGCCCCTCAGGCTTAACCTGCCCATTCAGACCTCCATCCTCATTCTCTGTGGACCTAAGACACGGCCTGGATGCAGAGCCCAGCAGCCTCCTTAACTGGTCTCCCTTTGGTAGAGTCATCCACTCCCATGGTCACTCCCAGGAAGTTGTCCTCTGGAAGAAGGGTGGTCTGTACCCTGTAGGGGCAGGGGGACATGCCCTGTGTCTCTGATCACAGACTCAATCTTCTTGCTTCTTTGCTCAGGAGACATGAGGAGGGGCTAATAGCCCAGTGAGAAGATTTCTGCTCACAATAGTCAACTGAAACACACTCCAAGGTCTTCACTCACTTGTTCCTGTTCCTTCTCATTTCTGGACTTTCTGTAAAATTATTTCTATCTCTGCCAGTTTACTGTATTCCCTCGATGTAACACCTGTTTCTTTGAGGAGTTCTCTAGTTTTCAGCTATTAGGGACACTCCTTTTCTTCTCGAGCTGTAAGAATATTGTTTCCCAtgctcccttcttcctctctttttctctactCTGTTTCCTCCTGacctcttcctcctttctctgcttttccttctttctttccccttccctccacaaccacctctctttccctccacttacccctccttcctttctcccactTCCCCCACTCCCAGCTCGCTCTTCCTCCATCCCTTGTTGTATTTTCTCATGTCATTTTTAGTCAttgatccacctgcaatgcaggagacctgggttcgatccctgggttggaaagattccctggagaaaggaaaggttacccattccagtattctggcctggagaattccatggcctgtatagtccatggaattacaaagaatctgacatgactgagcgactttcactttcacatgtctTTTCACAAGACAAAACTTCGGTTGTCTACTATTTCAGTTAACATTtctaaaggaaatggaaaaacacaGTCTTTGTTTTCCTATACAAGT includes the following:
- the LOC113890541 gene encoding olfactory receptor 12-like; this translates as MSPHRNGNLSVMPLQEFVLDGFGGGPQTQALLSALFLVLYLVDVLGNLTMIVVITLDARLHSPVYFFLKNLSFLDLCYSSVIYPKALFDLMSSTKVITFAVCVTQFFFFSTMITTEGFLLAVMAYDRFMAICSPLRYPISMCPLVCARLMLSCYCGGCLNSILQTSFTFSLPFCSSNHIDHFLCDVPPLLKLACADTTVNELVLFSICGLIIVGTTLVVLTSYGYITVTILRMCSGGGRHKLFSTCGSHMTAVSLFYGTLFVMYAQPGAVQSMEQGKVVSVFYTLVIPMLNPLIYSLRNKEVKDAPRRLRQKHTAT